In Cicer arietinum cultivar CDC Frontier isolate Library 1 chromosome 7, Cicar.CDCFrontier_v2.0, whole genome shotgun sequence, a single window of DNA contains:
- the LOC101501958 gene encoding malate dehydrogenase, cytoplasmic-like: MEITAWEIMDHTLLKKILLVLFCTFLFWKIIRYMCGLLKVDKEPVTVLVTGAAGQIGYALVPMIARGLMLGSNQPVILHMLDIEPAAESLKGVKMELIDAAFPLLRGVVATTDVVEACKDVNIAVMLGGFPRKEGMERKDVMSKNVSIYKAQASALEEHAAADCKVLVVANPANTNALILKEFAPSIPEKNITCLTRLDHNRALGQISEKLNVHVSDVKNVIIWGNHSSTQYPDVNHAVVTTSNGHKPVRELVADDNWLNTEFITTVQERGGAIIKARKLSSALSAASAACDHIRDWVLGTPKGTWVSMGVYSDGCYGIQSGLIYSFPVTCDKGEWNIVQGLKIDEFSREKMDKTAQELIQEKKLAMSCL, from the exons ATGGAAATAACTGCTTGGGAAATTATGGACCATACGCTccttaaaaaaattcttcttgttttattttgtaCATTTTTGTTTTGGAAGATCATTAGATACATGTGTGGTCTTCTCAAAGTTGACAAGGAACCAGTCACAGTATTAGTCACCGGTGCTGCAG GACAAATTGGTTATGCTCTTGTTCCAATGATTGCAAGAGGGTTGATGCTAGGTTCAAATCAGCCTGTAATTTTGCATATGCTTGATATTGAACCAGCAGCAGAGTCCCTTAAAGGGGTGAAGATGGAACTGATTGATGCTGCTTTCCCACTTCTTAGAG GTGTTGTTGCTACTACGGATGTTGTTGAAGCTTGTAAGGATGTAAACATTGCTGTTATGCTTGGTGGATTCCCAAGAAAGGAAGGAATGGAAAGAAAAGATGTAATGTCtaaaaatgtttcaatttacAAGGCTCAAGCTTCAGCTCTAGAGGAGCATGCTGCAGCAGATTGTAAA GTGCTAGTGGTTGCAAATCCAGCAAACACAAATGCTCTAATATTGAAAGAATTTGCTCCTTCAATCCCTGAGAAAAATATCACATGTCTTACTAGACTTGATCATAATAGAGCATTAGGCCAAATCTCTGAGAAGCTAAATGTTCATGTTAGTGATGTTAAAAATGTCATCATATGGGGAAATCACTCTTCAACTCAATATCCAGACGTCAACCACGCAGTTGTCACAACAAGTAACGGCCACAAGCCTGTCAGAGAATTAGTTGCGGATGATAACTG GCTAAATACCGAGTTCATCACAACAGTTCAGGAGCGTGGGGGTGCCATTATCAAAGCGAGGAAATTGTCTAGTGCATTATCAGCAGCAAGTGCTGCTTGTGATCATATACGTGATTGGGTTTTAGGTACACCTAAG GGAACATGGGTATCAATGGGAGTGTATTCTGATGGGTGTTATGGTATCCAATCTGGTCTCATTTATTCTTTTCCTGTTACTTGTGACAAAGGAGAATGGAATATTGTACAAG GTTTGAAGATTGATGAATTCTCAAGGGAAAAGATGGACAAAACGGCCCAAGAGCTCATTCAAGAGAAAAAATTGGCTATGTCATGCCTTTAA
- the LOC101502291 gene encoding 3-hydroxyisobutyryl-CoA hydrolase-like protein 1, mitochondrial gives MMMMMAMQCRRRTATWLLHHQLSRTLSLSSVDHDYVLVEGNGYSRMSLLNRPSSLNAINTHMAARLHQLYTSWEHNPHIGFLMLKGTGRSFAAGGDIVALYRFLNKGNIEACKEFFRTIYSFIYLLGTYLKPHVALLNGITMGGGAGISIPGTFRVATDKTVFATPEVLIGFHPDAGASFYLSHLPGHIGEYLALTGEKLNGVEMVACGLATHYSLIARLPLIEEQLKKLVTDDPSVIEATLEQYGDLVHPDSSSVLQRLEILDKCFCHDTVEEIVDALEAAASETKDAWCISTLNRLKEASPLSLKVSLRSIREGRFQTLDQCLLREYRMTLQGISKHISGDFCEGVRARVVDKDMSPKWDPPTLEKVSQDMVDQYFLPLSEFEPDLELPTKSREAFL, from the exons atgatgatgatgatggcgATGCAATGCAGAAGAAGAACAGCGACTTGGTTGCTACATCATCAGCTTAGCCGAACCCTTTCTCTCTCCTCCGTGGATCACGATTAC GTTTTGGTTGAAGGTAATGGATACTCAAGAATGTCCCTTCTCAACAGACCCTCCTCCCTCAATGCCATCAACACTCACATGGCTGCTAGACTTCATCAACTTTACACAAGTTGGGAGCATAACCCTCATATCGGTTTTCTCATGCTCAAGGGCACTGGCCGCTCTTTCGCTGCTGGTGGAGATATTGTCGCTCTTTACCGTTTTCTAAACAAAG GGAACATAGAAGCCTGTAAAGAATTTTTTAGAACAATTTATAGTTTTATATACCTGCTAGGTACATATTTGAAGCCACAT GTAGCTCTTCTGAATGGCATTACCATGGGTGGTGGGGCAGGAATTTCTATCCCTGGGACATTCAGAGTTGCAACAGACAAAACT GTTTTTGCTACACCTGAAGTTCTTATTGGATTCCATCCTGATGCTGGAGCATCTTTTTACCTTTCACATCTACCTGGTCATATAG GAGAGTACTTGGCTCTGACAGGGGAAAAGCTCAACGGAGTAGAGATGGTTGCCTGTGGACTTGCTACACACTATTCACTAATTGCA AGGCTTCCACTAATTGAAGAACAGCTGAAGAAATTGGTTACGGATGACCCATCTGTCATAGAAGCCACTTTAGAACAGTATGGTGATCTTGTACACCCAGACAGCAGTAGTGTACTACAAAG gCTTGAAATTCTAGATAAATGCTTTTGCCATGACACAGTTGAAGAGATTGTTGATGCATTG GAAGCTGCAGCAAGTGAAACAAAAGATGCATGGTGCATTTCTACCCTAAATAGACTTAAAGAAGCTTCTCCATTGAGCTTGAAGGTTTCCTTGAGATCT ATTCGAGAAGGTAGATTTCAGACCCTTGATCAGTGCTTGTTGCGTGAGTACCGTATGACTTTACAAGGAATATCTAAACATATATCTGGTGACTTCTGTGAG GGAGTGAGGGCGCGTGTGGTGGACAAAGACATGTCACCAAAG TGGGATCCTCCAACCTTGGAAAAGGTGTCTCAAGATATGGTGGATCAGTACTTCTTACC